GATGTAGAATCAACTGTTTTCTTTGcctttattatttaatagaatATGTGTTTAAAGTAAAACACATgttaaaagtaaaacaaaagcCCTGCGTGTATTCTTCGACAGCAAATGACATCAACTGTTAATATCGACATCAACTTTCGCtgtttattttgcaaaatcTGCGCACAATTTTCGTTACCTCCTCCCAGATATGGAATTACTATGGTCGCAGACGAATAGCTCTGTTCTTTTGTTGATGTGCAGGTTCCTAGGGGTAGCCGATTTATGGAAATAATTACATGTTGtcatattaattatttgtttgaaatttataattattttaattttgccatatTATAGTACTGTTGTTGCTAATGATTTATCTACATCTACaaccttctttttattttttatgctattTCTATCCACAAATCAACTTAAATTATTTAGCCTCATTCAAATCCAACttataacaaaatataactTAATAGACAAATTAAAGCTGAACTAATAATCtaattttagcaaattgcaCTCTAAATTAAACTGTGCATGATCATCTCTGAATATAAATTGAGTTTTTTGTTAAATTCTTAaccttttctatttaattttatcagGCCCTTTTCATCTaaaactctattatatatatcaaacaATATATATCATGCCACCTTCCCAAAATCTTAACCTGGTAAacaagatctaagaaataaaatacaaatatattgtTCATAAGAAGTTCTAAAATATTGCCTTTAAACATTCAATGCATAGTTCATATTTTATTTgacataaatagaaaataacttgaatgtgTACTTTTATTTGCAGTTTAATCCAGTTTTCTGATTCCGATGAAGAAGAGAAGTAAATATTTTTCCAGCAAAACTATCACAAGATctaatttctataatattttacGGATATGTGTAAtagacttattttattttaaactttattgtaTGGACTATAtactatgaattttagaatttaataaaattctaaagtttctaACCACATTTATTGAAGAATAGTGCTGTTTTAGAGCCATATaactttcattcaaaattttataatttagaaaaattagtatttagaaTTCTAgctataatcttttttttttaaattttgaattttgaattttattatctacccgctgcatcgcgcgggtttctgcactagtttatatttatatttatatttatattattattcacaAGGAACGGCAAATCATGTATGGACTAGTTAAGGACTCGCTCTTCGCGGCGGATGGAAAGATTTATAATAAACACATTTTAGTAAATATTAAGCgacaaaagaacaatatttacataaatatttctaatattaaAGATTATTTAGAGACAAAAGACTTAACAAAACAGTTGTTCATATGTTAATCAGACATAACAAAAAAGTAGGCCATATGTTAACCGCATTACACCGACACAGTGCATACtgtaaaaaaatccaaaaaaatgcaTGGCTaacatacaaaatatttttcttatattggTAGGGTTCATTGCTACTACTATTTGTGCCATCATCATCTGCGAGCATATGATATTAACataatgcaaaaataaattagatcTTTGGTAAAAATTTTCCATTGAAGTAAGATAGTTGTAGTGAAATTACCTAAGATGCTTTCTTCTTTGTTGTCCCACATCTGCAGTTAAATCAGATTTATCTTCAAGAAATCTGGTAAAAATTTTTGTAATGCGTTAACACCTGAAATGTAGTATTTCCTTCAGGTAAGCCTGCTTTTGAACCTTAGGATAAAAGTATGCTTGTCTAAAAGATAAAAGCAAGTTtaaaagaaaggggaaaaaaattgcGGTCAAAAAGTaagtttaaaagaaaaaatcattCAGCTTGCCTTGCGTGTGGAAATGAACAATAGAGAAgctgttggcattcggttaaatcgaatcgagtacgcccataagcgggttcgatccgacggatgttatgttatctaattggattataattaatctcgctttcaaattggaaagttacttagagataaatcctagtcatattaggataacaaataataatcgatttggccttatctctaacgctattaggattttggaattccttataaatggacgggcgatcccacatgaaACGATGTACATAAAAGAacggaaaaagagagaataagaaaataatagagagaaaccacatcctccattgacctattattctagaggaacttgaacggtggatttgcgatcgtgctcgtttgtagttcgatccaccgcgagttcggagtgcaagaaaattttcaaggacgatccaaggacacgtgaaccaacctctacgatccgggctcatcgcgttctagcgcgaatcgcttccgcaaaaaaaaggtacgaactaatacttccgctgcgttctacattggtatcagagcctttttTGGTTGATTTCGTGCCCTAAATCATGTTCTAACGAGATTACATGcgttaaaattaaatctatcatgttttagattttttcttgcATGTATGTGATCGTTCATGGCGGTTTTTTCATAAGTGGATAtctttgtttgattttcttcACATCTTAAAGCACCTACGTTGTAGATTAGATCTACAaagtttgatttggttttgtattttttgagaaaaacgaaaccctaaatcgGAACTTTGGGAGTAGCTTATTTGATGTGTGATGTAAATCTCATTGTGAAACTTGCATGATTTGGAAGAGCTCGTCACAAGGTTTCCATTGATATATTTCTTGCATGAATCGGCGTTCTATATCtcttgttataattttttgaagttttttttaataaaaaaaaaaaatcctgtacGGAAGACCANtatatatataaaagggggGTGTATTTGATGTTTAATATGCTTTCGTGATTCTATATGCTTTTATGATGCATGAATTTTTTACATAATGAATATAATAATGCCTTTTATGATATATAGATGGAACTTTAggaattataatatattttttatgcaagcCTTATCTAGTGGGAGTCTTTTGACTTTGGTAGAGTAAATTATATGTCTTTACTTCCTAATTTTTTGCgcatcttaattaaataatttaaaattttgacatatggTGTGTAATGTGATTACGAGCATGGCGAATTTTCCTTTATGCATGtatgatctaatttttaatttatttaattagggATGCGGTAaaattgaatgcatgtatggtGTACTAATTTTAAAACATACTTTCTGTGCATTGTCGCTCTTGTATAACTTAAAATGCCACGGTTTATAGTATTAACAGTGGTAGGTTAAAGAGCGGGAACAAATTTAGTCGTTGATAAACAAACCTTCGGTAAGTTAGAATGAAACAGGTATNNNNNNNNNNNNNNNNNNNNNNNNNNNNNNNNNNNNNNNNNNNNNNNNNNNNNNNNNNNNNNNNNNNNNNNNNNNNNNNNNNNNNNNNNNNNNNNNNNNNNNNNNNNNNNNNNNNNNNNNNNNNNNNNNNNNNNNNNNNNNNNNNNNNNNNNNNNNNNNNNNNNNNNNNNNNNNNNNNNNNNNNNNNNNNNNNNNNNNNNNNNNNNNNNNNNNNNNNNNNNNNNNNNNNNNNNNNNNNNNNNNNNNNNNNNNNNNNNNNNNNNNNNNNNNNNNNNNNNNNNNNNNNNNNNNNNNNNNNNNNNNNNNNNNNNNNNNNNNNNNNNNNNNNNNNNNNNNNNNNNNNNNNNNNNNNNNNNNNNNNNNNNNNNNNNNNNNNNNNNNNNNNNNNNNNNNNNNNNNNNNNNNNNNNNNNNNNNNNNNNNNNNNNNNNNNNNNNNNNNNNNNNNNNNNNNNNNNNNNNNNNNNNNNNNNNNNNNNNNNNNNNNNNNNNNNNNNNNNNNNNNNNNNNNNNNNNNNNNNNNNNNNNNNNNNNNNNNNNNNNNNNNNNNNNNNNNNNNNNNNNNNNNNNNNNNNNNNNNNNNNNNNNNNNNNNNNNNNNNNNNNNNNNNNNNNNNNNNNNNNNNNNNNNNNNNNNNNNNNNNNNNNNNNNNNNNNNNNNNNNNNNNNNNNNNNNNNNNNNNNNNNNNNNNNNNNNNNNNNNNNNNNNNNNNNNNNNNNNNNNNNNNNNNNNNNNNNNNNNNNNNNNNNNNNNNNNNNNNNNNNNNNNNNNNNNNNNNNNNNNNNNNNNNNNNNNNNNNNNNNNNNNNNNNNNNNNNNNNNNNNNNNNNNNNNNNNNNNNNNNNNNNNNNNNNNNNNNNNNNNNNNNNNNNNNNNNNNNNNNNNNNNNNNNNNNNNNNNNNNNNNNNNNNNNNNNNNNNNNNNNNNNNNNNNNNNNNNNNNNNNNNNNNNNNNNNNNNNNNNNNNNNNNNNNNNNNNNNNNNNNNNNNNNNNNNNNNNNNNNNNNNNNNNNNNNNNNNNNNNNNNNNNNNNNNNNNNNNNNNNNNNNNNNNNNNNNNNNNNNNNNNNNNNNNNNNNNNNNNNNNNNNNNNNNNNNNNNNNNNNNNNNNNNNNNNNNNNNNNNNNNNNNNNNNNNNNNNNNNNNNNNNNNNNNNNNNNNNNNNNNNNNNNNNNNNNNNNNNNNNNNNNNNNNNNNNNNNNNNNNNNNNNNNNNNNNNNNNNNNNNNNNNNNNNNNNNNNNNNNNNNNNNNNNNNNNNNNNNNNNNNNNNNNNNNNNNNNNNNNNNNNNNNNNNNNNNNNNNNNNNNNNNNNNNNNNNNNNNNNNNNNNNNNNNNNNNNNNNNNNNNNNNNNNNNNNNNNNNNNNNNNNNNNNNNNNNNNNNNNNNNNNNNNNNNNNNNNNNNNNNNNNNNNNNNNNNNNNNNNNNNNNNNNNNNNNNNNNNNNNNNNNNNNNNNNNNNNNNNNNNNNNNNNNNNNNNNNNNNNNNNNNNNNNNNNNNNNNNNNNNNNNNNNNNNNNNNNNNNNNNNNNNNNNNNNNNNNNNNNNNNNNNNNNNNNNNNNNNNNNNNNNNNNNNNNNNNNNNNNNNNNNNNNNNNNNNNNNNNNNNNNNNNNNNNNNNNNNNNNNNNNNNNNNNNNNNNNNNNNNNNNNNNNNNNNNNNNNNNNNNNNNNNNNNNNNNNNNNNNNNNNNNNNNNNNNNNNNNNNNNNNNNNNNNNNNNNNNNNNNNNNNNNNNNNNNNNNNNNNNNNNNNNNNNNNNNNNNNNNNNNNNNNNNNNNNNNNNNNNNNNNNNNNNNNNNNNNNNNNNNNNNNNNNNNNNNNNNNNNNNNNNNNNNNNNNNNNNNNNNNNNNNNNNNNNNNNNNNNNNNNNNNNNNNNNNNNNNNNNNNNNNNNNNNNNNNNNNNNNNNNNNNNNNNNNNNNNNNNNNNNNNNNNNNNNNNNNNNNNNNNNNNNNNNNNNNNNNNNNNNNNNNNNNNNNNNNNNNNNNNNNNNNNNNNNNNNNNNNNNNNNNNNNNNNNNNNNNNNNNNNNNNNNNNNNNNNNNNNNNNNNNNNNNNNNNNNNNNNNNNNNNNNNNNNNNNNNNNNNNNNNNNNNNNNNNNNNNNNNNNNNNNNNNNNNNNNNNNNNNNNNNNNNNNNNNNNNNNNNNNNNNNNNNNNNNNNNNNNNNNNNNNNNNNNNNNNNNNNNNNNNNNNNNNNNNNNNNNNNNNNNNNNNNNNNNNNNNNNNNNNNNNNNNNNNNNNNNNNNNNNNNNNNNNNNNNNNNNNNNNNNNNNNNNNNNNNNNNNNNNNNNNNNNNNNNNNNNNNNNNNNNNNNNNNNNNNNNNNNNNNNNNNNNNNNNNNNNNNNNNNNNNNNNNNNNNNNNNNNNNNNNNNNNNNNNNNNNNNNNNNNNNNNNNNNNNNNNNNNNNNNNNNNNNNNNNNNNNNNNNNNNNNNNNNNNNNNNNNNNNNNNNNNNNNNNNNNNNNNNNNNNNNNNNNNNNNNNNNNNNNNNNNNNNNNNNNNNNNNNNNNNNNNNNNNNNNNNNNNNNNNNNNNNNNNNNNNNNNNNNNNNNNNNNNNNNNNNNNNNNNNNNNNNNNNNNNNNNNNNNNNNNNNNNNNNNNNNNNNNNNNNNNNNNNNNNNNNNNNNNNNNNNNNNNNNNNNNNNNNNNNNNNNNNNNNNNNNNNNNNNNNNNNNNNNNNNNNNNNNNNNNNNNNNNNNNNNNNNNNNNNNNNNNNNNNNNNNNNNNNNNNNNNNNNNNNNNNNNNNNNNNNNNNNNNNNNNNNNNNNNNNNNNNNNNNNNNNNNNNNNNNNNNNNNNNNNNNNNNNNNNNNNNNNNNNNNNNNNNNNNNNNNNNNNNNNNNNNNNNNNNNNNNNNNNNNNNNNNNNNNNNNNNNNNNNNNNNNNNNNNNNNNNNNNNNNNNNNNNNNNNNNNNNNNNNNNNNNNNNNNNNNNNNNNNNNNNNNNNNNNNNNNNNNNNNNNNNNNNNNNNNNNNNNNNNNNNNNNNNNNNNNNNNNNNNNNNNNNNNNNNNNNNNNNNNNNNNNNNNNNNNNNNNNNNNNNNNNNNNNNNNNNNNNNNNNNNNNNNNNNNNNNNNNNNNNNNNNNNNNNNNNNNNNNNNNNNNNNNcccccttcttttcttttggggcctagtggagcaatgagctgaggtcagtaattgcccactgggaactataaattatagttctcacgccctctttttctcgatgtttttcagagccttccacgcagggtgaggccagggatcgcgggaagggagttgcttcgagctagcttccttcgaggacgagttgctaggtggtctacctctcgatatttacttttttggcgagaggttgagggttttgccagtgtatagagaccaccatttttgtactagagacagatattgtactacttatggtttcttttattgactagctttatttctttactttggtgtagatgatagaactttacttgctctgatatcattagttgctagttatttcacttcttttatttgttctatctcctactttacttccgcttttattgtagacgccttatatgtgtagatatatggcgggtctgggcacgctaccgggagggccttcgccggtcccggggtgtgacagaatGTTTCCTACCACTTGCAATTAGAGGTTTGTTGGACAAAGATGTTTGTAACGCATTGATTgagttatgttttttttttcaagaatcTTTGTTCTAAGAGGTTAAGATTGGATGATTTGGACCGATTAGAGCGCCAAATTGTCATCACGCTTTGCAAGCTTGAAATGATTTTTCTTCCGGCATTCTTTGATATTATGGAGCATTAACCTATTCACTTGGCAAGTGAGGCCAAAATAGCTGGACCGGTACAATATAGGTGGATGTTCCAAATTGAAAGGTACTAGAATCgtcctttattttatttgttatgcaaattaattttcaataatAGATGTAAGAACTTTATCTTATAGGTATATGAGAAGATTGAAAACTTACGTGCATAATATGACTTATCCTGAGGGCTCAATAGCAGAAGGATATTTAGCTGATGAGTGTCTCACATTTTGCTCAAGATACTTGCATAATATGGAAACAAGATTTAATCGNGAACTATGCTCATTTTTCAAGAATCTTTGTTCTAAGAGGTTAAGATTGGATGATTTGGACAGATTAGAGCGCCAAATTGTTATCACGCTTTGTAAGCTTGAAATGATTTTTCCTCCAGCATTCTTTGATATTATGGAGCATTTACCTATTCACTTGGCAAGTAAGGCCAAAATAGCTGGGCCAGTACAATATAGGTGGATGTTCCAAATTGAAAGGTAATAtaatctttctttattttttttgttgtgcaaattgatttttaataattgatgTAAGAACTTTATCTTATAGGTATATGAGAAGATTGAAAACTTACGTGCGTAATATGACTTATCCTGAGGGCTCAATAGCAGAAGGATATTTAGCTGATGAGTGTCTCACATTTTGCTCAAGATACTTGCATAATATGGAAACAAGATTTAATCGGTTACCAAGGAATTTTGAGGGAGTGGTTAATAATGATGATAGAGAATTAGCACTTTTTTCACAAACTGGAAGGCCACTAAATACGGGTAAAAGATTAAGGAAGCTTACATTGGAAGAGTGGAATCTCGCTCGTCTGTTTGTGTTAAGAAATTGTAATGAAGTTAATCCTTTTCTcaagtaagtttttttttgaaataatcttcattattctttttagttctatattaagattttaaaaaagttattaataTAGGGAGTTTGAAGACGAGATTATAAAGACTGGTGTCAAGAATGTAAAGGCAAAGCTTGATAAGGACTTTGCTGAATGGTTTGAAAATAGAGTATGTATTACTTATTATGTAtctaactttaaaaattatttatatttttagtttgtaTAGTTGACATTATTTTACCATTGTTCTGTGAAAATAGATTGGAGAGATGCACAGAAGAGGAATTGGACAAGTTGGCAATCAACTTCTATCATTAGCACATGGTCCAATGCAAGAAGTAAAATGCTATGCAGGATATATCGTGAATGGTTTTCGATTTCAAACAAAAGAACatgaattgcaaaaaaaatcacaaaatagcGGAGTTGTGGTAAAGGGGGAGAGTGCTCATGGAGCTTGTGACTTTTATGGCATTTTAACTGATATTGTGGAATTGCGTTACATGGGGGATCATCAAGTTGTACTCTTTAAGTGTGATTGGTGGGATGTTGATACTCCAAATAGAGGAATTAAAACTGATGAATATGGTTTTATAATGTTGAACTTTAGTCGAACTCTAAAATATGGAAAGAGTGATCCTTTTGTGCTTGCGTGTCATTCGGAGCAAGTATATTATGTTCGGGATATTAGAAGGTCTAATTGGCATACAGTTATAAGAGCCGAACCTCGAGACTTCTATAACATGCCAAGGGAGGAAATGAATGATAAAGAAATGAAGAAGATCTTGTTTTTGCCAACGAACCATTCCAACAAATACAATCTTCTAGCTATTATGACAATAGCAACACAATCCATGAGGCAATTGATGAAATGAATGATATGATGTGGAAAAGAAATGACCTCCAAGGCTTGACTATTGATTTAaatgagtatttgaagtacaagagAGTGGATAAATTTTATGCAAGTAATTCTAATTTTGAAAGGGATGAAGATGATCAATTCAATtgtgacgacgacgacgacgacgacgatgtcgGTGGCAGTGATGATGATGACGGCAACGATATGTCTATTGAACTAGAGGATTGAATCGTGCTATTTTACTTCCAACTGTACTTTTCTTAAGTTGTTAATatgttctttttcttattttattatttgatagtGTCCAAAAGAATCAAGAAATtaacgtgttttttttttattttgttgttgatTGCTTGTAAATGACCTGTTAATAtgacttttctcttttttttattgttaggtTAATGGCATTTATACTCTCTAATCATTATAGTTTACATGATATTCTACTATTTTACTTGTTTCTTTGTCCACAACTTACTAAAGATTCATTGTATTGTGCAGTGTATCAAATATCATGACTAGTAGAACCAAAGGAGTGCGTAAGAATAAAGGTACAAGTTTGCAAGCTAATCTAGAGCCAAAGCAAACCCCTGGTGAAGGAAGTCGAGATGCAAAGtaagatgaaaaataaatattataatttaactgtaaactattaatatttgtcatttttagtataaattaatgTAATAAACTATTCTTTACATAGAATAAATCTTGATCCGAAACTTAATAATTCAAACTTGAACTAAGTTTTTTTGGTGTTTTCATTCTAGTTGGTAATTATAGATTCATTTAAtgcttttaagttttattattgttatttttactttaaatttatcTATACAAGAATGGTGtacctatttattattattgatgatCAAGCTAGTTTTATATGCAGCATGCAGTCTACTATGACTAGTAGGATTAAAGAAAGGCGTAAGACTATTGTTAATGCTCCTGTACAGACACAACACATTGTGAACGACTCACATATTAATATGGAACCTATCCAAATACAAAGTGATACTAATCATCCACCGGAGTTCTCCACTACACAAGATACGGGGCAAAGTAGCGCTAGTAAGATTCAAGTTTCTtatatagtgttttttttttttttctaaattgctTTTTTCTACTTTTGATTTCTTATCTAGCTTTTGTTAACAAACAGTTTAATTACATTTGATTAGGTTCATGCACTAATAGAAAGAAGGCACGTGGAGAGTCTCGTAACCTAAAACTATTAATTGATTTTCCCAAAGGCGGAGTGCAAGTTGAATTCAAGAATGGCAAACCTATAGGTGATTCCGCGCAATATTTGATCACTGAGATGGGTGTAGTCTTGAAAAATCCATACAATGCTCCTCTCAATGTTAAGTGTTGGAATGATattgacaacaaaaaaaaagacaagatCTGGATGATATTGAAGGTATAAAAGGATAAACTTTCTTCCTTGCTTGACTCTATGCCTTACTTTCGCATGCCCACAGGAATTAGAATTACTATATATGATTATTATCTATCTTCCATTCATTCTGTAATTGCACACTATATATGGTTATTATCTATCTTCCATTCATCACATTAATGTTCCCTTTACTGCTCAACTCCTTTCCATATATCATAACCTGATACCTATGTGTGCTTTTCTCTAGGATTTTCTTGGTATTTTTCAaatgtgttttgttttttatctGTTTTCTTTACTAAGTTACCATTGTTCTATGGAGTTGtccttgtttttctcttttcccttaTCATATGTTCCATTGGCACCGAATGCACCTCTAGGTTCTTGCATGTCTCAAGAAGACTCAATCGACCATCTTTGTTGTTACCATGGTGGTAAAAAGCACGCAGTGGGCATATTGTGATAGTGGGTTTTCATAGCATATAgtagataaaattaattttttctcaacTATCTTTCATTACTTTTGTAGGAGAAATTTATTTTGTTGGAGAGCAACAAAGAACACGTCATGGACATGCTACGTGATCGTTATAGACAAAGAAAGTACAAGATGAAggcaaaatattataatccaaaAGCAACTTATCAACAAAATATACGTAATAATCCTCCTTCAATCCCAGAAGATCAATGgaagtggttggttgaatactTTAGTTCTGAAAAGTTTCAGGTAAAAAAATTTGTGggttaaaaagtttaatttcgtaattgaattaaaaaattcatcATTAGTATGTGTAAAAGAAGGTAGTTTATTTGTTTGTATGGctgattttttatataaatgatGTATGAACATATTTATATTATCTAAAACTAAGAATATAATTGATAGTGTAGAGatttttgtgttattttctCAATTTTAATAGTTATCTGAACTTATATAATGAAAATTGATTGTCTACTTATAGGAAATGAGTTCAAGAAATATGACAAATAGGTCCTTGCAAACAATGGCACATACAACCGGCTCAAAAAGTTATGAGCGACTGCGTGAAGATAAGGTATAGAATTTTAACATGTTTTgttatattttgttttgattaACAAGTATTTACATATTAAGTGAACTTTTGTAAAGGGCAAAGGGCTATCCGACAAAGACTTTTTTGAGCTAACTCATAGAAAGAAAAATGGTGATTGGGTTGACACACCTTCAAGACAAATAATGGCATTAGTGATTTGCTTTTATTCTTAATCTATTTACTAATCTcttaaaaataagatttttctTAAGTTAGTTTGCTTGAATTATATAGGAACAATATGAAAAGGAGATCAATGATCGTCAAGCTGAGGATGCATCTACTGATATTGATGAAAATGAGATATTTActgaaatagttggacaaaagCGACGTGGACATATAAGAGGTAAATTACGTCGAGCACAAGAAATTCAAGCGATGCGAGCACAAATTGAAGCAGAGGTAGAGGCAAAATGGGAAGCAAAGATGAAAGAAATTACTGATAAACAACGAGATATGGAAATAATGATGACTAATATTTTGAAACATTTGGATCGTACTACATCTTCTCAACCGGTTGACAATGAAATGCAATCTAGCACAATATAGTAAGTTTCCATCTCTCTTTcttatttaagattaaattatttgtatattctttttcaaatttgttaTCTATTTTCATGTTATTCTAGTCATTCAACGTGAAAACTGGCCAAGAAGCAATTACATCCTTGTCATCTCATGATGTGATTCTTCAGGTATCAATCTCTTCTTAGCTTCGATCCTTCGTTTATGATCTACTACAAAGAAAATATATCCGTTTGATCCTATTCGCTTGCATTATttccttttattcttttcctttttttgtgttGATTTTGATGTTTACTTGGTATTCTATCTTTGTTAATTGAGGGCTTTTATTGTTGAGAGGCAACCCAAAGTATTTTTCCTATCATGCTGATTGCTTTGAAATCAAGTTGGGAAAATATGTATACACAAATTTCCTATCATACTGATTGCTTTGAAGCAACACTAACTACTTTCTTGTTGAGACTCTCATTTCTTGTTAAAACGCTTCAATGtctatttttttgcttttgaggCTTGTAAGCATTGTTTTCTAGATCAGTGTTGGTTGGCACAGTGTGAGGTCTAAATTTTGCCTCTGCTTTTATCTACAAGAATCTCTACTAGACATCTAAGGTTACTTCTACTTTAAATATCTGATACATAAAATTCAATATGAGCCAACAAAACTCAATACAAACTATTCATATGTGATGCTAAACTTTCGATCGAAGAGGTaggtattttttttctattgaaaGGGGATGGGGTCGTGATGTGATTGATATGATGGGTCTTGCTTTGTGGAGTGTTGAGGTGAGGTGAGGTGAGACGAGTTGTTTTCCTTTTGAAGAGCCTATGTAGGGTCAGAGGAGATCAATAAAAGAGATCTTGAGAACTAGAGCCCGCAGTATATGGAGGgatgattttaaattgaaaaacaTACTTCTAACACACTCTATTATCtcatatgtaaaaattaatgtttaaacATAACTAagtaattcataatttttttataaaaatatatatgtaagatttatatctatatattataaatgtACAGATAAGGCCGCTCTTTTAAATTTCCGAGGCTAAAGGATATATGTACATAGTAGTTTGTTTAGTGGTCTTTGTGATACTCTTTTGCTTTTATTGTTCATTTGGTTTCCCATTTTAGAGCTTGTTTGCTTGCTTATCTTGGCAAATCATTCCCATATCCACACACCCGAAAACCCATAATTACATAATTTTGCTTAATTCGACTACTAAATATGCAGTTCAATATTGCTAGTAAGCTAATTATATTCtgtgatagtaaaatcaaaaaaatttgaaaaactaagtggtattataaaatactactcttggaacgtaaaaaagatatttttaatattagccttttaagaggagtaaatcagaaaattaaaaacttttcaGGAGTGCAGCAATTGCCCCCGATAGTTATTACCAATCCATTGGTAGTCTAGTCTCTAGTGTTAAGGTACCTGAGTGCGGAATTTGAGGTCAAGGGTTTAAGTCCCTGTCTCTGTTGCTTAAATTTGGGGCTTCGggtttaatataaaaaatgggTCTTTGGATTAGTTTTCTGTAAAAAttaattctaattattattgTACCCTTTTATGTATTATCATTGATTTGGTTGTTATTTATCTGTGGTGAAAGTTTATAGGGACTCCTCAATACGAAATAGGCCTCTTAAACTTTCCTTTTTACCTGCATCTTTTTTGTTGCTTTCATTTGAGCTATGAAATTTTATGGCTTTAGAGATCTTCAAAATAGATGATGTTTGCGTATGGCGTCTAACTTTACGTACTCTAAACTCATAATCA
This DNA window, taken from Ananas comosus cultivar F153 linkage group 5, ASM154086v1, whole genome shotgun sequence, encodes the following:
- the LOC109709981 gene encoding uncharacterized protein LOC109709981; translation: MIFPPAFFDIMEHLPIHLASKAKIAGPVQYRWMFQIESVSNIMTSRTKGVRKNKGTSLQANLEPKQTPGEGSRDANMQSTMTSRIKERRKTIVNAPVQTQHIVNDSHINMEPIQIQSDTNHPPEFSTTQDTGQSSASSCTNRKKARGESRNLKLLIDFPKGGVQVEFKNGKPIGDSAQYLITEMGVVLKNPYNAPLNVKCWNDIDNKKKDKIWMILKEKFILLESNKEHVMDMLRDRYRQRKYKMKAKYYNPKATYQQNIRNNPPSIPEDQWKWLVEYFSSEKFQEMSSRNMTNRSLQTMAHTTGSKSYERLREDKGKGLSDKDFFELTHRKKNGDWVDTPSRQIMEQYEKEINDRQAEDASTDIDENEIFTEIVGQKRRGHIRGKLRRAQEIQAMRAQIEAEVEAKWEAKMKEITDKQRDMEIMMTNILKHLDRTTSSQPVDNEMQSSTIYHST